A section of the Lepus europaeus isolate LE1 chromosome 19, mLepTim1.pri, whole genome shotgun sequence genome encodes:
- the DHODH gene encoding dihydroorotate dehydrogenase (quinone), mitochondrial, producing the protein MAWRQLKKRALDAAIILGGGGLLFTAYLTATGDERFYTEHLMPALQGLLDPESAHRLAIRFTSLGLLPRAKYQDSEMLEVRVLGHKFRNPVGVAAGFDKHGEAVDGLYKMGFGFVEVGSVTPQPQEGNPRPRVFRLPEDHAVINRYGFNSHGLSVVEHRLRARQQVQAKLTEDGLPLGINLGKNKASADAAADYTEGVRVLGPLADYLVVNVSSPNTAGLRSLQGKAELRCLLTKVLQERDALKGAHKPAVLVKIAPDLTAQDKEDIASVVRELGIDGLIITNTTVSRPASLQGALRSEAGGLSGKPLRDLSTQTIREMYALTQGKIPIIGVGGVSSGQDALEKIQAGASLVQLYTALTYCGPPVVGKVKRELEALLKEQGFSRVTDAIGADHRR; encoded by the exons ATGGCGTGGAGACAGCTGAAA AAGCGGGCCCTGGACGCTGCCATCATCCTGGGGGGTGGCGGACTGCTCTTCACCGCCTACCTGACAGCTACAGGGGACGAACGTTTCTACACAGAACACctgatgccggctctgcaggggcTGCTGGACCCGGAGTCAGCCCACAGGCTGGCCATTCGCTTCACCTCCCTGGGGCTCCTTCCTCGAGCTAAGTACCAGGACTCTGAAATGCTG GAAGTGAGAGTCCTCGGCCACAAGTTCCGGAACCCAGTGGGCGTTGCTGCGGGATTTGACAAGCACGGGGAAGCCGTGGACGGCCTCTACAAGATGGGCTTCGGTTTTGTCGAGGTAGGAAGTGTGACTCCACAGCCTCAGGAAGGGAACCCGAGACCCCGAGTCTTCCGCCTCCCCGAAGACCACGCTGTCATCAACAG GTACGGATTTAACAGTCACGGGCTCTCGGTGGTGGAGCACAGGTTACGGGcccggcagcaggtgcaggccaaGCTCACAGAAG ATGGGCTGCCACTGGGCATAAACCTGGGGAAGAACAAGGCTTCGGCGGATGCTGCCGCAGACTACACCGAGGGGGTTCGCGTCCTGGGCCCCTTGGCCGACTACCTGGTGGTGAACGTGTCCAGTCCCAACACGGCCGGGCTGCGGAGCCTTCAGGGAAAGGCTGAGCTGCGCTGTCTGCTGACCAAG GTGCTGCAGGAGAGGGATGCCCTGAAGGGGGCGCACAAGCCAGCAGTGCTGGTGAAGATCGCCCCCGACCTCACGGCCCAGGATAAGGAGGATATCGCCAGCGTGGTGAGAGAG TTGGGCATTGATGGACTGATCATCACGAACACCACAGTGAGTCGCCCTGCCAGCCTGCAGGGGGCCCTGCGCTCCGAAGCCGGAGGGCTCAGCGGGAAGCCCCTACGGGATTTATCAACGCAAACCATTCGGGAGATGTACGCACTCACCCAAGGCAA GATTCCCATCATCGGAGTTGGTGGAGTCAGCAGCGGGCAGGACGCGCTGGAGAAGATCCAGGCCGGGGCCTCCCTGGTGCAGCTGTACACGGCCCTCACCTACTGCGGGCCACCCGTGGTGGGCAAGGTCAAGCGCGAGCTGGAGGCCCTTTTGAA AGAGCAGGGTTTCAGCAGAGTCACAGACGCCA